One region of Deltaproteobacteria bacterium genomic DNA includes:
- the nusA gene encoding transcription termination factor NusA, whose amino-acid sequence MIPLKREIDQIAKDKGIDRKVIVTAVEEAMLQAARRRFGNEKEIEARFNDETGEVELFEFRTVVEHITDRDTQVLVAKARELDPEVEVGDEIGVKLDTEGFGRILAQTAKQVIIQRVREAERGIVFDEYKDRKGEVVNGIVRRFEKGSLIVDLGRAEALLPAKEQVPRESYRPGDRIRAYVIDVNKEAKGPQIILSRASIDFLTKLFAGEVPEIYEGIVTIESSAREPGVRSKIAVASRDSDVDPVGACVGMKGSRVQAVVQELRGERIDIVPWSPDPARYVCSSLSPAQVSKVIIDEAAKSMDVIVPDDQLSLAIGRKGQNVRLAVQLTGWRIDIKSESKMREIAGWLAQAVSVVDGWGEPEAEILLNQGITSLDDLAAVPAELLLQLPGIDEAGAQAVKRSAAELAAEQRRREAEAAEAARAAEAAAAAEAAAPARAAGEQES is encoded by the coding sequence ATGATCCCGCTCAAGCGCGAAATCGACCAGATCGCCAAGGACAAGGGCATCGACCGCAAGGTGATCGTCACCGCCGTCGAGGAGGCGATGCTGCAGGCCGCTCGGCGCCGCTTCGGCAACGAGAAGGAGATCGAGGCCCGCTTCAACGACGAGACCGGCGAGGTGGAGCTCTTCGAGTTCCGCACCGTCGTCGAGCACATCACCGACCGCGACACCCAGGTGCTGGTCGCGAAGGCACGCGAGCTCGACCCCGAGGTCGAGGTGGGCGACGAGATCGGCGTCAAGCTCGACACCGAGGGCTTCGGCCGGATCCTCGCCCAGACCGCCAAGCAGGTGATCATCCAGCGCGTGCGCGAGGCCGAGCGCGGCATCGTCTTCGACGAGTACAAGGACCGCAAGGGCGAGGTGGTGAACGGGATCGTGCGCCGCTTCGAGAAGGGCTCGCTGATCGTGGACCTCGGCCGGGCCGAGGCCCTGCTGCCTGCCAAGGAGCAGGTGCCGCGCGAGAGCTACCGCCCGGGCGACCGGATCCGCGCCTACGTGATCGACGTCAACAAGGAGGCGAAGGGCCCGCAGATCATCCTGTCGCGCGCCTCGATCGACTTCCTGACCAAGCTGTTCGCCGGCGAGGTGCCCGAGATCTACGAGGGCATCGTCACGATCGAGTCGTCGGCCCGCGAGCCGGGCGTGCGCTCGAAGATCGCCGTGGCCTCGCGCGACAGCGACGTGGACCCGGTCGGCGCCTGCGTCGGCATGAAGGGCAGCCGCGTGCAGGCGGTCGTCCAGGAGCTGCGCGGCGAGCGGATCGACATCGTGCCGTGGAGCCCGGATCCGGCCCGCTACGTGTGCAGCTCGCTCTCGCCGGCGCAGGTGTCGAAGGTGATCATCGACGAGGCGGCGAAGTCGATGGACGTGATCGTGCCCGACGACCAGCTCTCGCTCGCGATCGGCCGCAAGGGCCAGAACGTGCGGCTCGCGGTGCAGCTCACCGGCTGGCGCATCGACATCAAGAGCGAGTCGAAGATGCGCGAGATCGCGGGCTGGCTCGCCCAGGCGGTGTCGGTCGTGGACGGCTGGGGCGAGCCCGAGGCCGAGATCCTGCTCAACCAGGGGATCACCTCGCTCGATGACCTGGCCGCCGTGCCGGCCGAGCTCCTGCTCCAGCTGCCCGGCATCGACGAGGCCGGCGCGCAGGCGGTGAAGCGCAGCGCCGCGGAGCTCGCGGCGGAGCAGCGGCGCCGCGAGGCCGAGGCCGCCGAGGCGGCCCGGGCCGCGGAAGCGGCGGCCGCCGCCGAGGCGGCGGCGCCCGCGCGGGCTGCCGGGGAGCAGGAGAGCTAG